In one window of Bemisia tabaci chromosome 6, PGI_BMITA_v3 DNA:
- the LOC109042686 gene encoding leucine carboxyl methyltransferase 1: protein MESGNNFGVQATNDDASQCKLSAIKLGYWKDEFLQSMIDSGPRRAPEINRGYFARVRGVGLLIEQFFERVGGNGQIINLGSGFDTLFWKLKSSNVPFKKFVELDFPAVTARKIWSIKKKPLLANMIQEEGEEVIFDKTNIHSKSYHLIGVDLRDVKDLDAKLRSINLDFSAPTLFISECVLVYIEYPLAQNMLSWISSTFISALFICYDPINMSDKFGEVMISNLRAQGCHLAGIDACTSLESQKQRYLSAGWDGVDGADMCSIYGAIPYAERSVIEKIEFLDEQELLTQLFQHYSICCAWKGKELENISIT, encoded by the exons ATGGAATCTGGGAACAACTTCGGTGTTCAAGCAACCAATGACGATGCGAGTCAGTGTAAATTATCTGCAATTAAATTAGGTTATTGGAAGGACGAGTTCTTGCAAAGCATGATTGACAGCGGTCCTCGAAGAGCCCCAGAGATCAATAGAGGATATTTTGCCAGAGTCAGAGGAGTCGGCCTGTTGATCGAGCAATTTTTTGAG AGAGTCGGTGGAAATGGACAAATCATCAATTTAGGATCTGGTTTCGATACCCTCTTTTGGAAATTAAAAAGCAGTAATGtacctttcaaaaaatttgtggAACTAGACTTCCCTGCTGTTACAGCAAGAAAAATATGGTCAATTAAGAAGAAACCTCTCTTGGCTAATATGATCCAAGAAGAAG gtgaagaagttatcTTCGATAAAACAAACATCCACTCAAAGAGTTACCATTTAATCGGAGTCGACTTGAGAGACGTGAAAGATTTAGATGCCAAACTCAGGAGTATCAATTTAGATTTTTCTGCACCAACTCTTTTCATATCCGAATGTGTTCTTGTCTACATAGAATATCCTTTAGCACAGAACATGTTGTCGTGGATTTCCTCAACGTTTATCTCTGCCCTTTTCATCTGCTATGATCCA atcaaCATGAGTGATAAATTTGGAGAGGTCATGATCAGTAATCTTAGAGCACAAGGATGCCACCTTGCGGGTATTGATGCTTGCACCAGTTTAGAATCCCAGAAACAGAG GTATCTAAGTGCTGGCTGGGACGGTGTGGATGGAGCTGATATGTGCAGTATATATGGAGCCATTCCATATGCGGAGCGATCTGTGATAGAAAAAATAGAATTCCTTGACGAACAAGAATTACTAACACAGCTTTTTCAACATTACTCAATTTGTTGCGCGTGGAAAGGGAAAGAACTGGAGAACATCAGCATCACATAG